The Chryseobacterium geocarposphaerae genome window below encodes:
- a CDS encoding MBL fold metallo-hydrolase encodes MNMQTNYSHLKIPFDTLEIYILSDGYFDIGSYQPIIATDAVPADLQKELNRLHLPADIYEAPINVMLIRKNEQLILVDTGEGFYDKKNAGKLLHSLKSAGFGASDISDVLITHAHRDHIGGILTENDNLVFPNARFYISRTELEFWFAQEPNFPNSRRPEFGHGSVSLVKQILGAITHRLEIFDAGDELFSCIKTQAAPGHTPGHIIFTVYSGKLSITHLVDLVHSPVLISNPVWGTQWDADFSLGIDTRKNILEQCHKQKSVVCASHLPWPGIGFIERADDQWQWTPKPYISPLLLTF; translated from the coding sequence ATGAATATGCAAACCAACTACAGTCACCTCAAGATTCCATTTGATACCCTGGAAATCTATATTCTTTCCGATGGATATTTTGATATAGGATCATATCAACCCATTATTGCTACGGATGCAGTACCTGCAGATCTTCAAAAGGAGCTCAACCGACTGCACTTACCTGCCGATATCTACGAAGCTCCTATTAATGTGATGCTTATCCGAAAGAATGAACAATTAATACTCGTAGATACAGGAGAAGGCTTTTATGATAAAAAAAATGCAGGGAAATTATTACATAGTCTGAAAAGTGCCGGATTCGGAGCCAGTGATATTTCAGATGTATTGATAACGCATGCTCATCGGGATCATATTGGGGGCATATTAACCGAAAATGATAATCTGGTATTTCCAAATGCAAGATTCTATATTTCACGGACTGAACTGGAATTCTGGTTTGCACAGGAGCCGAATTTCCCCAACAGTCGGAGGCCTGAGTTTGGACATGGTTCTGTTTCACTGGTTAAGCAGATATTAGGAGCCATTACCCATCGTTTAGAAATATTTGATGCAGGTGATGAATTATTTTCCTGTATTAAAACACAGGCAGCTCCCGGACATACTCCCGGACACATCATATTTACGGTTTATTCGGGTAAGCTATCCATTACGCATCTGGTTGATCTGGTTCATAGTCCTGTATTGATCTCTAATCCGGTTTGGGGTACACAATGGGATGCTGATTTTTCTTTGGGGATCGACACCCGAAAAAATATACTGGAACAATGTCATAAACAAAAATCTGTGGTTTGTGCCTCCCACCTTCCCTGGCCAGGAATAGGCTTTATCGAACGTGCCGATGATCAGTGGCAATGGACTCCTAAACCATATATTTCACCATTGCTACTTACATTTTGA
- a CDS encoding DUF1330 domain-containing protein, translating into MESKTYLYPTYEAGRDLMLKNIQGSIVNLNLIHLKEIADYSGFPEIAPASEISGYEAFMLYIDLAKPFLEQGGGEILFVGKGDRFLIGPQDEQWDICMLIRQRSVSDFFAFEQNPDYMKITGHRVAAILDSRLLPLEITL; encoded by the coding sequence ATGGAAAGCAAAACCTATTTATATCCAACCTACGAAGCCGGCCGGGATCTTATGTTAAAAAATATTCAAGGGTCAATCGTAAATTTAAATCTGATACATTTAAAGGAAATTGCTGATTATTCCGGGTTTCCTGAAATTGCACCTGCCAGCGAAATTTCGGGTTACGAAGCTTTTATGCTCTATATAGACCTTGCCAAACCTTTTCTAGAGCAGGGTGGTGGAGAGATTCTTTTTGTTGGAAAAGGAGACCGCTTTTTGATAGGTCCTCAGGACGAACAGTGGGATATCTGTATGTTGATTAGACAAAGAAGTGTATCGGATTTTTTTGCTTTCGAGCAGAATCCGGATTATATGAAGATTACGGGGCATCGTGTCGCTGCGATATTGGATTCAAGACTTTTACCCTTAGAGATCACATTGTAG
- a CDS encoding bestrophin family protein, whose protein sequence is MNISSHYKLKHFIPWTRSKIYKMLLLSIIPTLLFYFLDWKWLAIPWVPVALLGTATAFISGFKNTQTYNRTWEARQVYGAIINSSRAFGIMVKDFIRSEDKILEKQLHQEVIYRHFAWLTALRFQLREIKSWENVKTKSYNREYLQYYNVPEWESSLNEELAEFLSEEELQYILSTKNRATQIISSQSSQLKKLNEENKISDYNYVALENQLKELYDQQGKCERLKNFPYPRQFSSINLYFTNALCLLMPLGFIGEFSKMTEKFGDNIIWLAIPFSVLLGWVFLVLEQIGESTENPFEGNANDIPITQISRNIEIDLREMLGEKDLPPAIVAQNNILM, encoded by the coding sequence ATGAATATAAGCTCTCATTACAAGCTTAAGCATTTTATTCCCTGGACAAGATCTAAAATATATAAAATGCTTTTATTAAGTATAATTCCGACGCTGCTGTTTTATTTTCTGGACTGGAAGTGGCTGGCAATTCCCTGGGTTCCGGTGGCTTTGCTGGGAACAGCCACGGCATTCATTTCGGGGTTCAAAAATACTCAGACCTATAACCGAACCTGGGAAGCGCGACAGGTGTATGGTGCTATCATTAACAGTAGCCGGGCTTTTGGAATTATGGTAAAAGATTTTATCCGTTCAGAGGACAAAATTCTTGAAAAACAACTGCATCAGGAAGTTATTTATCGACATTTTGCGTGGCTCACAGCATTACGCTTTCAGCTTAGAGAAATTAAAAGTTGGGAGAACGTGAAAACCAAAAGTTACAATCGGGAATATCTTCAATATTACAACGTTCCGGAGTGGGAAAGTAGTTTGAATGAAGAACTGGCGGAATTTCTTAGTGAAGAAGAACTTCAATACATTTTATCAACAAAAAACCGCGCAACGCAAATCATAAGTTCCCAATCTTCTCAACTAAAAAAACTGAATGAGGAAAACAAAATATCAGATTACAATTATGTTGCCCTCGAGAATCAGCTCAAAGAATTGTACGACCAGCAGGGGAAATGCGAACGTCTTAAAAACTTTCCTTACCCGAGACAGTTTTCGAGCATCAATTTATATTTTACCAATGCCCTGTGTCTTCTAATGCCATTGGGCTTCATAGGCGAATTTTCTAAGATGACGGAGAAATTCGGGGATAATATAATTTGGCTTGCTATTCCCTTCAGTGTATTGCTGGGATGGGTATTTTTAGTTTTGGAACAGATTGGCGAAAGTACGGAAAACCCATTTGAGGGGAATGCCAACGATATTCCTATTACCCAGATAAGCAGAAATATAGAGATTGATCTTCGTGAAATGTTGGGTGAAAAAGATCTGCCACCAGCAATTGTGGCACAGAATAATATTTTAATGTAA
- a CDS encoding winged helix-turn-helix transcriptional regulator → MNKKNSEKIPGKCVIQEILDIIGGKWSMSIIFALLHGTKRFNELQKLVTNINTRMLVKELKNMEENGIVIRQVFATVPPTVEYTLTEKGRKLEPSLAELLKWGEEFVN, encoded by the coding sequence ATGAACAAAAAAAATTCTGAAAAAATTCCAGGGAAATGTGTGATACAGGAAATTTTAGATATTATTGGTGGAAAATGGTCAATGTCAATCATTTTTGCTCTTCTACATGGTACCAAAAGATTTAATGAGCTTCAAAAATTAGTAACCAACATTAATACGCGTATGCTGGTAAAAGAATTAAAGAATATGGAAGAAAACGGAATAGTTATACGACAAGTCTTTGCCACAGTTCCTCCTACCGTGGAGTATACTCTCACAGAAAAAGGAAGAAAGTTGGAACCCAGTCTTGCAGAGCTGCTTAAGTGGGGAGAAGAGTTTGTGAATTAG
- a CDS encoding GIY-YIG nuclease family protein, which yields MDKKYRKKLNAEFLEMKPLMGVLTILNNSENKIFIKESTNLKALSNRIRFELNNGQFDNRSLQDDWIRLGEKSFVFENMIIVPWEENKIIGYKKKLQKAKNDLKEEQSKTKNIY from the coding sequence ATGGACAAAAAGTACAGAAAGAAATTAAACGCTGAGTTTTTAGAGATGAAACCGTTAATGGGTGTATTGACTATTCTGAATAATTCGGAAAATAAAATATTTATTAAAGAGAGTACTAATTTAAAAGCACTTTCTAATAGAATCCGGTTTGAGCTGAACAACGGACAATTTGATAACAGGAGTTTACAGGACGATTGGATCCGGCTGGGAGAGAAGAGTTTCGTTTTTGAAAATATGATCATTGTTCCATGGGAAGAGAACAAAATCATAGGCTATAAAAAGAAGTTGCAGAAAGCTAAAAACGATCTGAAAGAAGAGCAAAGTAAAACCAAAAATATATACTGA
- a CDS encoding class I SAM-dependent methyltransferase — MKLQEAINLIEKAFPHSNMPQVWADLGCGGGTFTNALAHLLPDGSHIYAIDNRLQSFPKLLGNNVSIDFIKNDFATSDLNFSNINGILMTNSLHYIKDKATLINMLEKYMSEDKKFVIVEYDTIIANHWVPYPINFLGLKELFIELGYSKIIKLDEQNSIYGQGNLYSVAIGKTF; from the coding sequence ATGAAGTTACAAGAAGCCATCAATTTGATTGAGAAAGCATTTCCGCATTCCAATATGCCTCAGGTTTGGGCAGATTTAGGTTGTGGAGGAGGTACTTTCACTAATGCTTTAGCTCACTTATTACCTGATGGGAGCCATATTTATGCCATAGATAACCGGTTACAAAGCTTCCCCAAATTATTGGGAAACAATGTCTCTATTGATTTTATAAAAAATGATTTTGCAACGTCTGATTTGAATTTTTCAAATATCAATGGGATTTTGATGACAAACTCGCTGCATTATATAAAAGATAAAGCCACACTGATCAATATGCTGGAGAAATATATGTCGGAAGATAAAAAATTTGTGATTGTGGAGTATGATACTATTATTGCCAATCACTGGGTCCCTTATCCAATTAATTTTTTGGGGCTTAAAGAACTATTTATTGAGCTGGGTTATTCAAAAATTATTAAATTAGATGAACAGAATTCAATATATGGACAAGGCAATTTGTATTCTGTAGCCATAGGTAAAACCTTTTAA
- a CDS encoding alpha/beta fold hydrolase, whose amino-acid sequence MGYIELKNATIYYEVFGAENNETIILISGLNTQMTRWELPFRNKVVEEGFRVICFDNRDCGKSTFTTYNSNDSYSFSLNDFLQHPEKYPAPYSLLDMADDIKDLLHSLGIRSANIVGRSMGGIIAQLFASRYPEMTQTLTLLMSSSFNPALPKADDALIGKMTNSTTNFHDNKQAYIHEKVDFMKAIYGNKYSFNEEKERWLIIEDESRKSPFVRPFRQIIALLSYQYDSNVLTSLHVPTLTIHGDEDPLFNIEHAVDLKNTIPYCELIIKRGMGHAIPDSLFPSLVKDISNFIAKTE is encoded by the coding sequence ATGGGATATATCGAGCTAAAAAATGCTACCATCTATTATGAAGTATTTGGAGCTGAAAACAACGAAACTATCATACTCATCAGTGGGTTAAACACACAAATGACCCGTTGGGAACTTCCATTTCGTAATAAGGTTGTAGAAGAAGGATTTCGCGTAATCTGCTTTGACAACAGAGACTGTGGAAAAAGTACTTTTACTACCTATAATAGCAACGACAGCTATAGCTTTTCTTTGAATGATTTTCTACAGCATCCAGAAAAATATCCTGCCCCTTATTCTTTATTGGATATGGCAGATGATATAAAAGATTTGCTGCATTCACTTGGCATCAGGAGCGCAAATATTGTAGGGCGTTCAATGGGTGGCATCATAGCACAGCTATTTGCATCACGATATCCGGAAATGACTCAGACACTGACTTTATTGATGTCTTCAAGCTTTAATCCTGCTCTTCCGAAGGCAGATGATGCATTGATAGGCAAAATGACAAACAGCACTACAAATTTTCACGATAATAAGCAAGCTTATATACATGAAAAAGTTGATTTTATGAAAGCTATTTATGGAAATAAATATAGTTTTAATGAAGAAAAAGAACGTTGGTTAATTATCGAAGACGAAAGCCGAAAGTCTCCATTCGTTAGGCCATTTCGTCAGATCATTGCCCTGCTGAGTTATCAATATGATTCAAATGTTCTTACTAGTCTCCATGTACCCACATTGACGATACATGGAGATGAAGATCCGTTATTTAATATTGAACATGCAGTTGATTTAAAAAATACTATTCCTTACTGTGAGCTGATCATAAAAAGAGGAATGGGACACGCTATCCCGGATTCACTATTTCCGTCACTGGTGAAAGACATTTCAAATTTTATTGCTAAAACTGAATGA
- a CDS encoding nuclear transport factor 2-like protein produces the protein MNTNKLTNETVKAAFDAWQNGDSKTFLSYFTADARLYDDGSPRNFQSFVKEACGHERFTSIEKVENEGKDITGNFHTESWDDFKTYFKFSIDAGGKFTGSILDRLNSLLFIHYVLKQF, from the coding sequence ATGAACACGAACAAACTTACAAATGAAACCGTGAAGGCCGCTTTCGATGCCTGGCAAAATGGTGACAGCAAAACTTTTCTGTCTTACTTTACCGCAGATGCTAGGCTTTATGATGACGGCAGTCCCCGAAATTTTCAAAGCTTTGTCAAAGAAGCCTGCGGACACGAAAGATTCACGAGCATAGAAAAGGTGGAAAATGAAGGAAAAGATATTACGGGAAATTTCCATACAGAAAGCTGGGACGATTTTAAAACCTATTTTAAGTTTAGCATTGATGCCGGTGGTAAGTTTACAGGCTCGATATTGGACAGGCTAAATAGCTTGTTGTTCATTCATTATGTATTGAAACAATTCTGA
- a CDS encoding SDR family oxidoreductase produces MENLLKGKIALVTGGTKGIGKAIADKLARDGAQVVVTARTKPDEEIAHYFIAGDLTKPQTAQFIAEEILEKFGKVDIVINNAGANTSPGGGYSTLSDEDWSNEIELNLMSAVRVNKALIPSLISQNEGVIINISTGAAVQPLWKMTMSYSASKAALNAYTKALASELGSQGVRVNAVSPGMVKTPLMESFIADIAEKGGISFDAAFKSIKNEIGDLPLSRMGEPEEVASLVSFLVSPEAKYITGANYRIDGGAMAIL; encoded by the coding sequence ATGGAAAATTTATTAAAAGGAAAAATTGCGCTTGTTACAGGTGGAACAAAAGGTATCGGAAAAGCAATTGCTGATAAGCTTGCACGTGATGGTGCACAGGTTGTCGTAACAGCCCGCACCAAGCCGGATGAAGAAATAGCACATTATTTTATAGCTGGTGATCTGACTAAGCCGCAAACTGCCCAGTTTATTGCTGAAGAAATCTTGGAAAAGTTTGGAAAGGTTGATATTGTGATAAATAATGCTGGTGCCAATACAAGTCCTGGAGGTGGATACAGTACTCTTAGTGACGAAGATTGGAGCAACGAAATTGAGTTGAACCTTATGTCCGCTGTGAGAGTGAATAAGGCGCTTATACCAAGTCTGATATCACAGAATGAAGGTGTGATTATTAATATATCCACTGGGGCAGCAGTGCAGCCGCTTTGGAAAATGACTATGTCGTATTCAGCCTCAAAGGCAGCTTTAAATGCCTATACAAAAGCTTTGGCAAGCGAATTGGGATCGCAGGGTGTACGTGTTAATGCGGTATCTCCAGGTATGGTCAAAACACCTCTGATGGAAAGTTTTATTGCTGACATTGCAGAAAAAGGAGGTATCTCTTTTGATGCAGCTTTCAAATCTATAAAAAATGAAATAGGAGACCTTCCATTGAGCAGAATGGGCGAGCCGGAAGAGGTGGCATCACTTGTGAGTTTTTTGGTTTCCCCGGAAGCAAAATACATCACCGGAGCAAACTATAGGATTGATGGAGGAGCAATGGCAATTTTATAG
- a CDS encoding SDR family oxidoreductase, with the protein MSTHDLKGKVVLIAGGGKNLGGLLSRDFASKGAKLAIHYNSESSKTKSEKTLAEVQGLGAEAFLFQGDLTKVENVSRFFDEAITKFGGIDIAINTVGMVLKKPFTETTEEEYDKMFGINSKSAYFFLQEAGKKLNDNGKICTIVTSLLAAYTGLYSTYAGAKAPVEHFTRAASKEFGSRGISVTAVAPGPMDTPFFYGQETDDAVAYHKSASALGGLTKIEDIAPLVEFLVTDGWWITGQTIFANGGYTTR; encoded by the coding sequence ATGTCAACACATGATTTAAAAGGAAAAGTTGTTTTAATCGCTGGTGGCGGTAAAAACCTTGGTGGCTTATTAAGCAGAGATTTTGCTTCAAAAGGAGCAAAGCTTGCTATACATTACAATAGTGAAAGCTCAAAAACGAAAAGCGAAAAAACATTGGCGGAAGTTCAAGGCTTAGGAGCAGAAGCATTTTTGTTTCAGGGCGATTTAACAAAAGTTGAAAATGTAAGCCGTTTTTTCGACGAGGCAATAACTAAATTCGGAGGAATTGATATTGCCATCAATACAGTTGGAATGGTATTAAAAAAGCCGTTTACTGAAACTACTGAGGAAGAATATGATAAAATGTTTGGAATCAATTCAAAATCAGCTTATTTCTTCCTTCAGGAAGCCGGTAAAAAATTGAATGATAACGGGAAGATCTGTACAATAGTAACTTCTTTATTGGCTGCATACACAGGGCTGTATTCTACTTATGCAGGTGCTAAAGCTCCTGTGGAGCATTTTACAAGGGCTGCTTCTAAAGAGTTCGGATCAAGAGGGATTTCTGTAACCGCTGTTGCACCTGGTCCTATGGATACACCATTCTTTTATGGTCAGGAAACTGATGACGCTGTAGCATATCACAAATCAGCATCTGCACTCGGTGGATTAACAAAAATTGAAGATATTGCCCCTCTGGTTGAATTTTTGGTAACGGATGGATGGTGGATCACGGGGCAGACTATTTTTGCCAACGGCGGCTATACTACCAGATAA
- a CDS encoding helix-turn-helix domain-containing protein: MAISHTHLTDVLQQEMGNHPCYFYDLKIIERAKEMLVNSQLSIAKIAETLTYDPSNFSKFFKKWTGITPGDFRQKNF, from the coding sequence CTGGCTATATCACATACTCATTTAACAGACGTATTGCAGCAGGAAATGGGAAATCATCCATGTTACTTCTATGATCTGAAAATCATTGAAAGGGCAAAGGAAATGCTAGTCAATTCCCAGTTGTCCATTGCAAAAATTGCAGAAACATTAACCTACGACCCCTCAAACTTCTCCAAATTCTTCAAAAAATGGACAGGTATCACTCCAGGTGATTTTAGACAGAAGAATTTCTGA
- a CDS encoding potassium channel family protein: MNKIIAFLQNKKYELLLFALLQHLFVGIILTDLEFYTRVIWPANMLILGLGSIFMFTGKHTWRHWFRNFQFILVLLLPIGIPFFKDIPWYFTFLNINYVVFFGFLFVELLRFLLKPGYINSDIISASACGYFLLIEISVFLLQTFEYYNPLSFKGIDVSSPASIYIDLVYFCSITFTSIGFGDITPGTHTTKLITAFIGVAGQFYTVVLVGILISKFSSKN; encoded by the coding sequence GTGAATAAAATAATAGCATTTCTTCAAAATAAAAAATACGAATTATTACTTTTCGCATTGCTTCAGCATTTATTTGTTGGCATAATCCTTACTGATCTTGAGTTCTATACGAGGGTCATTTGGCCTGCCAATATGCTTATATTAGGATTGGGAAGCATCTTCATGTTTACGGGAAAACATACCTGGAGACATTGGTTTAGGAATTTTCAGTTTATTCTTGTGTTACTTCTACCTATTGGTATTCCTTTTTTTAAAGATATACCATGGTATTTTACTTTCCTTAATATCAATTATGTCGTTTTTTTTGGATTCCTGTTTGTAGAACTGCTTCGGTTTCTACTAAAACCGGGATATATTAATAGCGATATTATTTCAGCATCAGCATGCGGTTATTTTTTATTAATAGAGATTTCGGTATTCTTATTACAAACATTTGAATATTATAATCCGTTGTCTTTTAAAGGAATAGATGTCTCTTCACCAGCAAGCATATATATTGACCTGGTATATTTTTGCTCTATAACCTTTACCAGTATTGGTTTTGGCGATATCACACCAGGTACACATACTACCAAATTAATTACAGCATTTATAGGTGTTGCAGGACAGTTTTATACGGTAGTTTTGGTTGGTATCCTTATCAGTAAATTTTCCTCAAAAAATTAA
- a CDS encoding aldehyde dehydrogenase family protein, with the protein MNKYQSLFDAQREFFYTDVSKTYEWRMEQLNRLEKMLTENQEIFCQALKTDFNKPPFEQLFEITVPLGNIKYYKENLKQLMAPEHVAIPKGLEATGNKGVIYKEPFGVTLVIGPFNAPILLLLDPAIAALAAGNPVILKPANTTPTVAALFQELIPKYFEPEAVNIVTGGREEISALLGLPFDFIFFTGSSAVGKVVMRAAAENLTPVILELGGQNPTVVDETANLDIAVDRIVWGHMAISGQWCIAPGYVYVHENIAEEFLDKLKASVVKMYGEDPSQSPDFARMISEHDTERVASYIIPEKVILGGRFDVNSRYVEPTILYPSTWDDPAMQQEIFGPVFPILVYNDLKEIVEIIKRKPKSLAAYFFSKNQQNIDYFIHSISFGGGCINQTNLHCWIDSLPFGGVGYAGMGKYYGKAGFDALSNTKAMLIGNPDLELDVFPPYEGKDIAKNLSIFG; encoded by the coding sequence ATGAACAAATACCAATCACTTTTTGATGCACAAAGAGAATTCTTCTACACCGATGTTTCCAAAACGTACGAATGGCGAATGGAGCAGCTCAACAGGTTAGAGAAAATGCTTACCGAAAACCAGGAAATATTTTGCCAGGCATTAAAGACCGATTTCAATAAACCGCCTTTCGAGCAGTTATTTGAAATTACAGTACCATTGGGGAATATCAAATATTATAAAGAAAATCTTAAACAATTGATGGCTCCCGAGCATGTTGCTATACCAAAAGGGTTGGAGGCAACCGGAAACAAAGGGGTCATTTACAAAGAACCTTTTGGAGTTACCTTGGTTATAGGACCGTTCAATGCGCCTATTTTATTACTGCTCGATCCTGCAATTGCAGCTTTGGCGGCCGGAAATCCGGTGATCCTTAAACCAGCTAATACAACTCCAACGGTTGCTGCACTTTTTCAGGAACTTATCCCTAAATATTTTGAACCTGAAGCAGTAAATATTGTGACAGGAGGAAGAGAAGAAATCTCTGCATTATTGGGACTGCCTTTCGATTTTATTTTTTTTACGGGAAGCTCTGCGGTAGGGAAGGTCGTAATGCGTGCTGCGGCTGAAAATCTAACACCCGTCATTTTGGAATTAGGAGGTCAAAACCCGACTGTGGTTGATGAGACGGCAAATCTTGACATTGCAGTTGATCGTATTGTTTGGGGGCATATGGCAATTTCCGGACAATGGTGTATTGCCCCGGGTTATGTATATGTTCATGAAAATATTGCTGAGGAATTTCTGGACAAGCTGAAAGCATCTGTTGTAAAAATGTATGGTGAAGACCCAAGTCAAAGCCCTGATTTTGCAAGAATGATCAGTGAGCATGATACCGAAAGGGTGGCCTCTTATATCATTCCCGAAAAAGTAATTTTAGGCGGAAGATTTGACGTTAATTCAAGATATGTAGAGCCGACAATTTTATACCCGAGTACTTGGGATGACCCTGCAATGCAGCAGGAGATTTTCGGACCTGTATTCCCGATTCTTGTATATAATGACTTAAAAGAAATTGTAGAAATCATCAAACGCAAACCCAAGTCTCTGGCAGCTTATTTCTTTAGTAAAAATCAACAGAACATAGACTATTTCATACATTCAATTTCTTTCGGCGGTGGATGTATTAACCAGACCAACCTGCATTGCTGGATAGACAGCCTGCCTTTTGGAGGTGTTGGATATGCCGGAATGGGCAAATATTATGGTAAGGCAGGTTTCGATGCATTGAGTAATACAAAAGCCATGCTGATTGGAAATCCGGATTTGGAACTGGATGTTTTTCCGCCTTACGAAGGAAAAGATATTGCTAAAAACCTAAGCATTTTCGGATAA
- a CDS encoding DoxX family protein yields the protein MILKIINSALILVAIFMGLKQGWAMLSGKPEMIAMFSKWNISKTGLMVIGATTMLSALLIIFPKTFVWGNFLMAAGILLIISFHLLDRDLKGMAIELPFLLLNLIIIYLQHPLKDGAL from the coding sequence ATGATACTAAAAATTATTAATTCTGCATTAATACTTGTTGCCATATTTATGGGGCTTAAACAAGGATGGGCGATGCTTTCGGGCAAACCAGAGATGATAGCAATGTTTAGCAAATGGAACATCAGTAAAACAGGCTTGATGGTTATCGGAGCTACAACGATGCTAAGTGCACTACTCATTATTTTCCCGAAAACCTTTGTTTGGGGAAATTTCTTAATGGCCGCCGGTATTTTATTGATCATCAGTTTTCACTTGCTGGATAGAGATTTGAAAGGCATGGCAATAGAATTACCATTTCTATTGCTGAATCTGATTATTATCTATTTACAGCACCCATTAAAAGATGGGGCATTATAA
- a CDS encoding MarR family winged helix-turn-helix transcriptional regulator, with the protein MKEISTILNILKVQSVITKKFDGLSLHGISLTDYMILYILSNAPGNRLKRIDLAENTGLTASGITRIILPMEKMGLVEKENSDRDARVSYVKLTSAGERIFTEATSTAGYISKKLLEGIVTEDLSVFAGQLKILGGDI; encoded by the coding sequence ATGAAAGAAATAAGTACAATTCTGAATATTTTAAAGGTTCAATCTGTCATTACAAAAAAGTTTGACGGTTTAAGTCTGCATGGTATTAGCCTTACTGACTATATGATCCTGTATATTTTAAGTAATGCACCTGGTAACCGTTTAAAAAGAATTGATCTTGCTGAGAATACAGGTTTAACCGCTTCTGGCATTACGCGGATTATTTTACCAATGGAAAAAATGGGACTTGTAGAAAAAGAAAATAGTGATAGGGATGCGAGGGTGAGTTATGTAAAACTCACTTCTGCCGGAGAAAGAATTTTTACAGAAGCTACAAGTACAGCGGGGTACATATCCAAAAAGCTATTAGAAGGAATTGTAACGGAAGATCTAAGTGTTTTCGCCGGGCAATTGAAAATCTTAGGGGGTGATATTTAA
- a CDS encoding helix-turn-helix domain-containing protein, with translation MVTDYKKFDLFGKTLIQKVDFKPPFQFAFPVAEQACFLYMLRGEIEYRSEDDQLKIEDKRSLLLNCMASGQQIQNNNSESNGEIIIVTFHPDILKKVYDKEIPTIFMPNNQVTNQNKKRINNDFLIQKYIEGLLFYFENPSLVNDEILILKLKEIILLLSQTQDAENIQVILSQLFSSTTYSFKQIIEANLFLQLGIEELAQKTNLSISSFKREFKKLYDDSPANYIKSKRLERAAELLIATSERITDIAFDCGFNDLANFTKSFHERYQQSPTNYRLKLKGE, from the coding sequence ATGGTTACAGACTATAAAAAATTTGATCTATTCGGAAAAACACTGATTCAGAAAGTGGATTTTAAACCACCTTTTCAATTTGCTTTTCCGGTTGCAGAACAGGCTTGCTTCCTTTATATGTTGCGGGGTGAAATAGAATATCGGTCAGAAGATGATCAACTGAAAATAGAAGATAAACGCTCATTATTACTTAACTGTATGGCTTCCGGCCAGCAGATACAAAATAACAATTCGGAAAGCAATGGTGAAATCATCATTGTTACCTTTCATCCGGACATTCTTAAAAAAGTATATGATAAGGAGATCCCCACGATCTTTATGCCCAATAATCAGGTCACCAACCAAAATAAAAAGAGAATCAATAATGATTTTCTTATTCAAAAATACATAGAAGGTCTGCTTTTTTATTTTGAAAATCCTTCTTTGGTAAACGATGAAATTCTGATTTTGAAGCTTAAGGAAATAATCCTCTTACTGTCTCAAACCCAAGACGCTGAAAATATTCAGGTCATACTTTCACAGCTTTTCTCATCAACGACTTATTCCTTCAAACAGATTATTGAAGCCAATCTGTTTCTGCAGTTAGGAATCGAAGAACTGGCACAGAAAACAAATCTGAGCATTTCGTCTTTTAAAAGGGAATTTAAAAAGTTATATGATGATTCGCCTGCCAATTATATTAAATCCAAAAGACTTGAAAGGGCTGCAGAACTCCTCATAGCTACCAGTGAAAGGATTACGGATATTGCATTTGACTGTGGATTTAACGATCTTGCAAATTTTACTAAAAGTTTTCACGAAAGATATCAGCAATCTCCTACAAATTACCGGTTGAAGTTAAAAGGAGAATAA